The proteins below come from a single Mytilus edulis chromosome 5, xbMytEdul2.2, whole genome shotgun sequence genomic window:
- the LOC139522441 gene encoding uncharacterized protein: MFDIYNITAILETLEKKTLDKHIGIKVAIALSLGGNDFLPKFHSISHSTKLDTYMNIESINRLLIQITEENNKVACILFDTRVYKEYLKHIYFPKNYSPVSLTYQEVRQISIQLLSKKQKDGTRNPQLWLPPESVVERLARNVSCLIKYYLSAGNHSAQLPDFLTEGCLVKTSTGEIEYDFGDDAYVKDIHSVITIPQEDIMLKISGKKKTTKRKMLATPQKGRNRKMKPKASTPKKSSAESGTSVNNN, translated from the exons ATGTTTGACATCTATAATATTACAGCAATTTTGGAAACACTTGAGAAAAAAACTTTGGACAAGCATATTGGTATAAAAGTTGCTATTGCACTAAGTCTAGGAGGAAATGATTTTCTGCCTAAATTTCATTCTATCTCTCATTCTACAAAATTGGACACCTATATGAACATTGAAAGCATTAATCGACTTTTAATACAAATCACTGAAGAAAACAACAAGGTTGCATGTATACTATTTGACACAAGAGTCTACAAAGAATACTTAAAACACATCTACTTCCCAAAGAACTATTCCCCTGTCAGTTTAACATACCAGGAAGTCAGACAGATATCCATCCAACTACTtagcaaaaaacaaaaagacgGAACAAGAAATCCACAGTTATGGTTGCCACCAGAGTCAGTTGTAGAAAGACTAGCTCGAAATGTATCTTGCCTTATTAAATACTATTTGTCAGCAGGCAACCATTCTGCACAACTTCCTGACTTTTTAACTGAGGGATGTCTTGTTAAAACAAGTACAGGAGAAATTGAGTACGACTTTGGTGATGATGCTTACGTCAAAGATATTCATTCTGTAATTACAATTCCACAAGAAGACATAATGCTGAAGATAAGCGGTAAGAAGAAAACGACTAAACGGAAGATGTTAGCTACACCTCAGAAAGGAAGGAATAGGAAAATGAAACCAAAAGCTTCAACACCAAA AAAATCATCAGCAGAATCTGGAACATCTGTTAACAATAACTAG